CCCACCGCCAGGTCGGACAAGTAGGAGTGGTGCCTGAAAGGCTCGCGCTTATATAAATTGGACAAATGTACTTCAATAAAAGGGATGGATACGGCGGCCAGGGCGTCGCGCACCGCCACGCTGGTATGCGTGTAGGCCGCCGCGTTGATCACGATGAAGTCCGTGCCGTCATCGCGCGCGGCCTGGATGCGTTCGACCAGGGCGCCTTCGTGATTGCTTTGCCAGGCCGTCAACGAAACCCCGAGGTCCGCGGCCAGCGCGGCCAGCCCGTCATTGATCTGCCCCAGCGTGAGGCTGCCGTAGATACCCGGCTCG
Above is a genomic segment from Bordetella genomosp. 11 containing:
- the aroQ gene encoding type II 3-dehydroquinate dehydratase, with amino-acid sequence MAQRILVLHGPNLNLLGTREPGIYGSLTLGQINDGLAALAADLGVSLTAWQSNHEGALVERIQAARDDGTDFIVINAAAYTHTSVAVRDALAAVSIPFIEVHLSNLYKREPFRHHSYLSDLAVGLISGLGPDGYEAAVRYAARH